The following coding sequences are from one Pseudomonadota bacterium window:
- a CDS encoding 2Fe-2S iron-sulfur cluster-binding protein, whose product MDIAINVIAIIVLATLSIFLFLTIASNARRAAFAGGSAEIQDRRLQAEIDHIMDQRRIERESNELSWNGFRKFEISRKVPEGGGICSFYFSPHDGKPLPPFKPGQYLTFGLDIAGQKKQVIRCYSLSDSPHHPDYYRCSIKAVPPPRDQPEVPPGLSSNHFHNSVNESDIIDIKAPGGQFFMDTSKQGPVVLIGGGIGLTPVLSMLNQIVESGSKRETWFFYGVRDSREQVMKEHLEQIARENENVRMCVCYSKPGENDVEGKDYQYAERVSVDLFKRLLPSSNYDFYMCGPPPMMNTIVPALEEWGVPEKFVHFEAFGPATVKKTKTEANKEATEASSASAGVQITFAKSGKTLDWNPDIGSILDFAEENDIDIDFGCRAGNCGTCITAIKAGEVNYLNEPGAKPEAGSCLACISVPKGNLSIDA is encoded by the coding sequence ATGGATATTGCCATTAATGTCATCGCCATCATTGTGTTGGCGACGTTGTCGATCTTTCTGTTTTTGACGATTGCTAGCAATGCACGGCGCGCGGCGTTCGCCGGCGGCAGCGCCGAAATTCAGGATCGGAGACTCCAGGCTGAAATCGACCACATCATGGATCAGCGCCGCATCGAGCGCGAATCCAACGAGCTGTCGTGGAACGGATTCCGCAAATTTGAAATCAGCCGCAAGGTGCCGGAAGGCGGCGGCATTTGCTCGTTTTACTTCTCTCCGCATGACGGCAAGCCGTTACCGCCCTTCAAACCCGGCCAGTATCTGACCTTCGGCCTCGATATAGCGGGACAGAAGAAGCAGGTCATCCGTTGCTATTCCCTATCGGACAGCCCGCATCACCCTGATTATTACCGCTGCTCGATTAAGGCCGTGCCGCCGCCCCGCGATCAACCGGAAGTGCCGCCTGGCCTGTCTTCAAATCATTTCCATAACAGTGTGAATGAAAGCGACATCATCGACATTAAGGCGCCGGGCGGTCAATTCTTCATGGACACGTCAAAACAGGGTCCAGTGGTGCTGATCGGTGGCGGCATTGGCCTGACGCCGGTGCTCAGCATGCTCAATCAGATTGTCGAAAGTGGCTCGAAGCGCGAAACCTGGTTCTTCTACGGCGTGCGCGACAGTAGAGAACAGGTCATGAAGGAACATCTCGAGCAGATTGCGCGCGAAAATGAAAACGTACGGATGTGTGTTTGCTATTCGAAGCCCGGCGAAAACGACGTCGAGGGCAAGGATTATCAGTATGCCGAGCGCGTGAGCGTCGATCTGTTCAAGCGCCTTTTGCCGTCGAGCAATTACGATTTTTATATGTGCGGCCCGCCGCCGATGATGAACACCATTGTGCCCGCCCTGGAAGAATGGGGTGTGCCCGAGAAGTTTGTGCATTTTGAGGCCTTTGGCCCGGCAACGGTGAAAAAGACCAAGACCGAAGCCAATAAAGAGGCCACCGAAGCCTCTTCAGCGAGTGCCGGCGTGCAGATCACCTTTGCTAAATCCGGCAAGACGCTCGATTGGAACCCGGATATCGGCTCAATCCTGGATTTTGCTGAGGAAAATGATATCGACATCGATTTCGGCTGCCGGGCCGGCAATTGCGGCACCTGCATCACTGCGATCAAAGCTGGTGAAGTCAATTATCTTAATGAACCCGGCGCAAAACCAGAAGCGGGCTCCTGTCTGGCCTGCATATCTGTTCCCAAAGGAAATTTGTCGATTGACGCCTAA
- a CDS encoding multiheme c-type cytochrome, protein MKTRQNKANNPWRLGVVFLAALGLLTVLAWQSPASADEHEGAPASADGQETGDEMHSALADEDLFPSASKCKSCHEDIYREWASSNHAYSAISPMFHKFENAINSLAPTISAFCVRCHISAGTAMGEPREMAIWDRSQVSREGVTCITCHRVNEANGRSNGERRIVEGSIFQPVFGNIGGDGVAEVVADASSWKVATNEEERGNQIHTSAVKMDQLSQSEFCASCHQVAVNLGIKLEVVWEQYRDSPAHQEGVSCQDCHMSYNPGVAGEFKTGPVAVVDGRPVNPNRIRHDHSFAGPGYPIAHPGIFPHNPDAENWTMQEWLEFNWREPWGDPDWEDEYEEAVDKGTREEFEFPEVWEDRFDREEARAVVEYNLVLIEEKRDLRRRVMENGSHVDGPFFDDPPQVGDDLDFHYVVTNTNNGHNLPSGSLGAQPELWLNVALIDPSGNNVWESGYVDSNGDMADQHSLDVLDGAIPFDDQLVNYQTKFLTTNVKGTDREMYLPVNFDVDQLPFLRPAAQPTTVMNHPPFVRMESRSIPPLASRDADYSVPGELLSEPGTYKLAFRMRSRAEPIYFMRFVGATTEMERTMNEWMLEVDAFTVEFEVGR, encoded by the coding sequence ATGAAGACGCGGCAAAACAAAGCGAATAACCCCTGGCGCCTCGGCGTCGTGTTCCTCGCCGCTCTCGGCCTCCTTACGGTCTTGGCTTGGCAATCGCCGGCCAGCGCTGATGAGCACGAAGGCGCGCCGGCCAGTGCCGATGGTCAAGAAACTGGCGACGAGATGCATAGTGCGCTTGCGGATGAAGATCTCTTCCCGAGTGCGTCGAAATGCAAATCCTGCCATGAGGATATTTACCGCGAATGGGCGTCGTCAAATCATGCCTATTCGGCGATCTCGCCGATGTTTCATAAATTCGAGAACGCCATTAATTCGCTGGCGCCGACCATCAGTGCGTTTTGCGTGCGTTGTCATATCAGTGCCGGAACCGCGATGGGCGAGCCCCGCGAAATGGCGATTTGGGACCGTAGTCAGGTTTCGCGCGAAGGCGTCACCTGCATTACCTGCCATCGCGTCAACGAAGCCAATGGCCGCTCCAACGGCGAGCGCCGGATTGTCGAAGGCAGCATCTTCCAGCCGGTGTTTGGTAATATCGGCGGCGACGGCGTTGCTGAAGTGGTGGCCGATGCCAGCTCTTGGAAAGTGGCGACCAACGAAGAAGAACGCGGCAATCAAATTCACACCTCGGCCGTCAAGATGGACCAGCTGTCGCAATCAGAATTTTGCGCATCCTGCCATCAGGTTGCGGTCAATCTCGGCATCAAGCTCGAAGTTGTGTGGGAACAATATCGTGACTCGCCGGCCCATCAGGAAGGCGTGAGCTGCCAGGATTGCCATATGAGCTACAATCCCGGCGTTGCTGGCGAATTTAAGACCGGCCCCGTGGCCGTGGTCGATGGCCGGCCGGTCAACCCCAACCGTATCCGCCATGATCATTCCTTCGCCGGACCGGGCTATCCCATCGCTCATCCCGGCATCTTCCCGCACAATCCCGACGCCGAAAACTGGACCATGCAGGAATGGCTGGAATTCAACTGGCGCGAACCTTGGGGCGATCCGGACTGGGAAGACGAATATGAAGAAGCAGTAGACAAAGGCACGCGCGAAGAATTTGAATTTCCAGAAGTTTGGGAAGACCGATTCGACCGCGAGGAAGCGCGCGCCGTCGTCGAATATAATCTCGTGCTGATCGAGGAAAAACGCGATCTGCGCCGCCGCGTGATGGAGAATGGCTCGCATGTCGACGGCCCATTCTTCGACGACCCACCGCAAGTCGGCGACGATCTCGATTTCCATTATGTCGTGACCAACACCAACAATGGCCACAACCTGCCGTCCGGGTCGCTCGGCGCGCAGCCCGAACTGTGGCTGAACGTGGCGTTGATCGATCCAAGCGGCAACAATGTTTGGGAATCCGGCTATGTCGACAGCAACGGCGACATGGCCGATCAGCACAGCCTCGATGTGCTCGACGGAGCCATCCCCTTCGACGATCAATTGGTGAATTATCAGACCAAGTTCCTGACCACCAACGTCAAGGGAACCGACCGTGAGATGTATCTGCCGGTCAATTTCGATGTCGACCAACTGCCGTTCCTGCGCCCAGCGGCGCAACCGACAACGGTGATGAACCATCCGCCGTTCGTGCGCATGGAGAGCCGTTCCATCCCGCCGCTGGCCAGCCGCGATGCCGACTATTCGGTGCCGGGCGAGCTGCTGAGCGAACCGGGAACGTATAAATTGGCCTTCCGCATGCGCAGCCGGGCCGAGCCGATCTATTTTATGCGGTTCGTCGGTGCGACTACAGAAATGGAGCGCACCATGAACGAGTGGATGTTAGAAGTCGACGCCTTCACCGTCGAATTTGAAGTAGGGAGATAG
- a CDS encoding cyclic nucleotide-binding domain-containing protein: MASVAMIARPQRWDAPFGPEMADADVQRLLALPEFASIDAEAFPKHTPLDGILRNDTRIVRYHPGDIIVREGDYGNSAFLVVNGNLRVVISPSLPRNLIGRQNSERKNFIQALGQLWTNRTVPEVRDTSRYGGQSVREGGAQTEADARVFLQDVPAVLDSHNTAQLGPSTLFGELAALGRVPRTATIFAEEESELLEIRWQGLRELRKYDPGWRKTIDERYRENALKVHLKSSPYFTGLSEVELNEVADATLFESHGSFEWHVTYKRMRDQGKADKEPVIGRQGDYPDGLLMIRAGFARVSIKMGNGERTLTYLGAGDSFGYDELWASHLGNDVSLQTSLKAVGYVDLLRVPAPILEKYVFNKVGHHVASPLHHLATRTVASDAPLEWAVEQRFINGTMAMLIDLERCVRCDDCVRACASTHGGNPRFIRHGRTFDHWMVANACMHCADPVCMIGCPTGAIHRSLETGAVVINDDTCIGCGTCANSCPYNNIRLVEIRDIEGKMVRDPDSQKPIMKATKCDLCETNPGGPACVRACAHDALKRVNFQGDETFGAST, translated from the coding sequence TTGGCCAGCGTTGCAATGATTGCGAGGCCTCAGCGGTGGGATGCACCGTTCGGGCCCGAAATGGCGGATGCCGATGTCCAGCGTCTTTTGGCATTGCCCGAATTCGCGTCGATCGACGCGGAAGCTTTTCCGAAACACACACCGCTCGACGGCATTCTCAGGAACGATACGCGAATCGTCCGCTATCACCCAGGCGATATCATCGTGCGCGAGGGCGATTACGGCAATTCAGCGTTTCTCGTCGTCAACGGCAATTTGCGGGTGGTCATTTCGCCGTCGCTGCCGCGCAACCTGATCGGCCGCCAGAATAGCGAACGCAAGAATTTCATCCAGGCGCTGGGTCAGTTATGGACCAATCGGACTGTGCCGGAAGTGCGCGACACATCGCGTTACGGCGGCCAGTCAGTACGCGAGGGCGGCGCGCAAACCGAGGCAGATGCCCGGGTTTTCCTGCAGGATGTCCCGGCCGTGCTGGACAGCCACAATACCGCACAACTCGGCCCCAGTACCCTGTTTGGTGAATTGGCGGCGCTCGGGCGTGTGCCGCGCACCGCGACGATCTTCGCCGAGGAAGAATCTGAGCTGCTAGAAATACGCTGGCAGGGGCTCAGAGAATTGCGCAAATACGATCCGGGCTGGCGCAAGACGATTGACGAGCGCTACCGCGAGAACGCGCTCAAAGTGCATCTGAAAAGCTCGCCCTACTTCACTGGCTTGAGCGAAGTAGAACTTAACGAGGTCGCCGATGCGACCCTGTTCGAAAGCCATGGCAGCTTCGAATGGCATGTGACATACAAGCGCATGCGCGACCAGGGCAAAGCCGACAAAGAGCCCGTCATTGGCCGCCAAGGCGACTATCCCGATGGCCTCCTGATGATTCGCGCAGGCTTTGCGCGGGTGTCGATAAAAATGGGCAATGGCGAGCGAACGCTGACATATTTGGGTGCCGGAGACAGCTTCGGCTATGACGAACTGTGGGCATCTCATCTCGGCAACGACGTGTCGCTACAAACCTCGCTAAAGGCGGTCGGCTATGTCGATTTGCTGCGCGTGCCGGCGCCGATTCTGGAGAAGTATGTCTTCAACAAGGTCGGCCATCATGTCGCGAGCCCGTTGCACCATTTGGCGACTCGAACCGTAGCCTCGGACGCACCGCTCGAATGGGCCGTGGAGCAACGCTTCATCAATGGCACGATGGCGATGCTGATCGATCTGGAGCGCTGTGTGCGCTGCGACGATTGCGTGCGCGCCTGCGCCTCGACGCATGGCGGCAATCCGCGCTTCATCCGCCATGGGCGCACCTTCGATCATTGGATGGTCGCCAATGCGTGCATGCATTGCGCCGATCCGGTGTGCATGATCGGCTGCCCCACCGGCGCCATCCACCGCTCGCTCGAGACCGGTGCCGTCGTGATCAACGATGATACCTGTATCGGCTGCGGCACCTGCGCCAACTCTTGCCCCTACAACAATATCCGGCTGGTCGAGATCCGCGATATCGAGGGCAAAATGGTGCGCGATCCGGATAGCCAAAAGCCGATCATGAAAGCGACAAAATGCGATCTCTGTGAAACCAATCCGGGTGGGCCGGCCTGCGTGCGCGCGTGTGCGCATGATGCGCTCAAACGGGTTAATTTCCAGGGTGACGAGACGTTTGGGGCCTCAACATGA